A genomic region of Pontibaca methylaminivorans contains the following coding sequences:
- a CDS encoding GlxA family transcriptional regulator — translation MTEAERSATSPRRFVFVLLEQFTLLSFASAVESLRIANRMAGRRIYDWLLVGEGGDTATCSTGAQFKLDAGLDEFNRDDTILICGGLKVQAATTRTLLNWVRREARKGLVIGGLCTASYVMARAGLLDGKRATIHWENADGFSEDFADVNLTHSVFTIDGNCLTTAGGTSSLDLILKLIADDHGADLANAVADQLIYSSIRTDHDVQRLSVPARIGVRHPKLAQVIHMMEQNIEEPITPSLLAQHVGMSTRQLERLFRRYVNRSPKRYYMELRLARARNLLMQTDMSVINVALACGFASPSHFSKCYRAHYGTTPYRERGSQAPGMT, via the coding sequence GTGACAGAAGCGGAGCGCTCTGCCACCAGCCCCCGCCGCTTTGTGTTCGTGCTGCTCGAGCAATTCACCCTGCTCTCCTTTGCTTCTGCCGTCGAAAGCCTGCGCATCGCGAACCGCATGGCGGGGCGGCGGATTTATGACTGGCTGCTGGTCGGCGAAGGCGGCGATACCGCCACCTGTTCGACCGGTGCGCAGTTCAAGCTGGATGCGGGGCTCGACGAATTCAACCGCGATGACACGATCCTGATCTGCGGCGGGCTCAAGGTGCAGGCGGCGACCACGCGCACCCTGCTGAACTGGGTGCGGCGCGAGGCACGCAAGGGGCTGGTGATCGGCGGGCTCTGCACCGCATCCTACGTGATGGCCCGGGCCGGGCTGCTCGACGGCAAGCGCGCGACGATCCACTGGGAAAACGCCGACGGCTTCAGCGAGGATTTCGCCGATGTGAACCTGACCCACTCGGTCTTTACCATCGACGGCAACTGCCTCACCACCGCCGGCGGGACAAGTTCGCTCGACCTGATACTGAAGCTGATCGCCGACGATCATGGCGCCGACCTCGCCAATGCGGTGGCCGATCAACTGATCTATTCCAGCATCCGCACCGATCACGACGTGCAGCGCCTTTCGGTTCCGGCCCGCATCGGAGTGCGGCACCCGAAGCTTGCGCAGGTGATCCACATGATGGAACAGAACATCGAGGAACCGATCACCCCCTCGCTTCTGGCGCAGCATGTGGGCATGTCCACCCGCCAGCTTGAGCGGCTGTTCCGGCGCTATGTGAACCGCTCGCCCAAGCGCTATTACATGGAACTGAGGCTGGCCCGTGCCCGCAACCTCCTGATGCAGACCGACATGAGCGTGATCAACGTGGCCCTGGCCTGCGGATTTGCCTCTCCGAGCCATTTCTCCAAATGCTACCGCGCCCATTACGGCACCACGCCCTACCGCGAGCGCGGCAGCCAGGCGCCCGGCATGACCTGA
- a CDS encoding class II 3-deoxy-7-phosphoheptulonate synthase, with amino-acid sequence MSNWHKGDWRNRPRVQMPDYTDPAALREVEAQLSKYPPLVFAGEARRLRKHLGAAARGEAFVLQGGDCAESFEQFSADAIRDTFKVMLQMAMVLTYAAKVPVIKVGRMAGQFAKPRSAATETVDGVELPSYRGDIINELAFTEDARIPDPRKMLQAYTQASATLNLLRAFSTGGYADVHQVHSWTLGFTEGAKAEKYRELANRITDALDFMSAAGVNRDTAHTLQTVEFYTSHESLLLEYEEALTRLDSTSGKWLAGSGHMIWIGDRTRQPDGAHVEYARGVLNPIGLKCGPSMTEDDLKRLMERLNPENDPGRLTLITRFGAGKVAEHLPRLVRAVEREGANVVWVCDPMHGNTIKSSTGFKTRPFESVLREVREFFGVHTAEGSVPGGVHFEMTGQDVTECTGGVQAVTESDLSHRYHTACDPRLNASQSLELAFLVAEELGSLRETRKESRAAV; translated from the coding sequence ATGAGCAACTGGCACAAGGGCGACTGGCGCAACAGGCCGCGCGTGCAGATGCCGGATTACACCGATCCGGCGGCGCTGCGCGAGGTCGAGGCACAGCTTTCCAAATATCCTCCGCTGGTCTTTGCCGGCGAGGCGCGGCGGCTCCGGAAACATCTGGGCGCGGCGGCGCGGGGCGAAGCCTTCGTCCTGCAGGGCGGCGATTGTGCGGAAAGCTTCGAACAGTTCAGCGCCGATGCGATCCGCGACACCTTCAAGGTGATGCTGCAGATGGCCATGGTGCTGACCTATGCGGCCAAGGTTCCGGTGATCAAGGTCGGACGCATGGCCGGCCAGTTCGCCAAGCCCCGCAGCGCGGCGACCGAGACCGTGGACGGGGTGGAGCTGCCGAGCTACCGCGGCGACATCATCAACGAGCTCGCCTTCACCGAAGATGCGCGGATCCCCGATCCGCGCAAGATGCTGCAGGCCTATACCCAGGCATCCGCGACGCTGAACCTGCTGCGTGCCTTTTCCACCGGCGGCTATGCCGATGTGCATCAGGTCCATTCCTGGACGCTCGGCTTCACCGAAGGGGCGAAGGCCGAGAAATACCGCGAGCTTGCGAACCGTATCACCGATGCGCTGGATTTCATGTCGGCGGCCGGCGTGAACCGCGACACGGCGCATACGCTGCAGACGGTCGAATTCTACACCAGCCACGAAAGCCTGCTGCTGGAATACGAAGAGGCGCTGACGCGGCTCGATTCCACCTCGGGCAAATGGCTGGCCGGGTCGGGGCATATGATCTGGATCGGCGACCGCACGCGGCAGCCGGACGGGGCGCATGTGGAATATGCCCGCGGGGTGCTGAATCCGATCGGGCTCAAATGCGGTCCCTCCATGACCGAGGACGACCTGAAGCGCCTGATGGAGCGTCTGAACCCCGAGAACGATCCCGGGCGGCTCACGCTCATCACCCGTTTCGGCGCCGGCAAGGTGGCCGAACATCTGCCGCGCCTCGTGCGCGCGGTGGAGCGCGAGGGGGCGAATGTGGTCTGGGTCTGCGATCCGATGCACGGCAACACGATCAAGTCCTCGACCGGGTTCAAGACGCGCCCGTTCGAGTCCGTGCTGCGCGAGGTGCGCGAATTCTTCGGCGTGCATACCGCCGAGGGCAGCGTGCCGGGCGGGGTCCATTTCGAGATGACCGGGCAGGACGTGACCGAATGCACCGGCGGGGTGCAGGCGGTGACCGAATCCGACCTTTCG